A single genomic interval of Armigeres subalbatus isolate Guangzhou_Male chromosome 1, GZ_Asu_2, whole genome shotgun sequence harbors:
- the LOC134207820 gene encoding protein halfway-like, with amino-acid sequence MVFHLMLVVLTVTSTVVQCRIVAEHPGLNSLTTESIMTTPSVATPSAETATSAVPEPISSSTSTTVSSTTTSTTPEPTTTPSTSTSTTTTEATTSTTTTTTTTTSTTTVPTTTTTLIPPTNELGCYNAAPELCHNRSNECECSPDPLIPGAMYCCNVTDINKAIACASNGGSEGSSWRYIHMRNVTVRELVLNVSNRYIKTLLSVSFTDGSIRKISTSFTRFSSPVCFNISNNNISEIEPRALKELRNLKSLDISHNNLSTIPSMGANLTLDIRGNSGMLCKSVLESLKEGIKFVDETSTFCLTNRTFNWFDSTDFIPLPQLLLSQRIQNDCPTNCTCALERLNFDLNNTDRKTFTAQVDCSALGLMDFPEHLPPDTVTLNVSNNNITSLKALIGKSYSTLQRLYADNNQIASLSDLEGTDFISRFTVFSIRWNKLKTIQTYQFRSSLDLGSYMFLEGNPMICDCTAAKNLKNWLLSKKAQVFDHDQIYCEGNTHLTKVVQIQESKLCQSQHDWTDYIYYLIATEIILLIALIGKVSYDYWVFKTAGYLPWPANKMPKLPCDCLCE; translated from the exons ATGGTGTTCCACCTGATGTTGGTCGTTCTAACGGTCACTTCAACAGTGGTGCAATGCCGGATAGTGGCCGAACATCCTGGATTAAACTCGCTAACAACTGAATCCATTATGACGACCCCGTCAGTTGCCACCCCTTCCGCAGAAACAGCTACATCTGCTGTTCCGGAACCGATCAGCAGCAGTACGTCCACCACCGTGTCAAGTACGACTACTTCCACTACACCCGAGCCAACAACGACCCCGTCTACGTCTACGTCCACAACGACCACGGAAGCGACGACCTCCACCACaacaaccaccaccaccaccacttcGACGACGACCGTCCCTACCACCACAACGACGCTGATTCCGCCCACCAACGAGCTCGGCTGTTACAATGCCGCCCCGGAACTGTGCCACAATCGCAGCAACGAGTGCGAGTGCAGTCCCGATCCGCTCATCCCGGGAGCCATGTACTGCTGCAACGTGACGGACATCAACAAAGCAATCGCGTGCGCCTCCAATGGTGGATCCGAAGGAAGCTCGTGGCGCTACATTCACATGCGGAACGTCACCGTCCGGGAGCTGGTGCTGAACGTGTCCAACCGGTACATCAAAACGCTCCTGTCCGTTTCGTTTACCGATGGCTCGATCCGGAAGATTAGCACTTCGTTCACGCGCTTCTCGTCGCCAGTTTGCTTCAACATTTCCAACAACAACATCAGCGAAATCGAACCGAGGGCGCTGAAGGAGCTTCGCAATCTGAAATCGTTGGACATTTCCCATAACAATCTGTCGACGATTCCGTCCATGGGGGCCAACTTGACGCTGGATATTAG AGGCAACAGCGGAATGTTGTGCAAATCCGTACTGGAATCGCTCAAGGAGGGCATCAAGTTTGTCGACGAAACCTCCACATTCTGCCTTACGAACCGAACCTTCAACTGGTTCGATTCGACGGACTTCATTCCTCTGCCTCAGCTTCTCCTGAGCCAACGTATTCAGAATGACTGTCCCACGAATTGCACCTGCGCGCTGGAGCGCCTCAACTTTGATCTGAACAACACCGATCGCAAAACGTTTACCGCCCAAGTGGACTGCTCCGCGTTGGGATTGATGGACTTTCCGGAGCATCTTCCCCCGGATACGGTCACGCTGAACGTGTCTAATAACAAT ATAACCAGTTTGAAGGCATTGATCGGAAAATCCTACAGCACTCTGCAACGTTTGTATGCGGACAACAACCAGATCGCCTCGCTAAGCGACCTGGAAGGAACGGACTTCATATCCCGGTTCACCGTTTTTTCGATTCGATGGAACAAACTAAAAACCATCCAAACCTACCAGTTCCGATCCAGTCTGGATCTCGGATCGTACATGTTCCTCGAGGGAAACCCTATGATATGTGACTGTACCGCGGCGAAAAACCTAAAAAATTGGCTCCTCAGTAAGAAGGCCCAGGTGTTTGATCACGACCAGATCTACTGCGAAGGAAACACGCACCTGACCAAGGTCGTGCAGATCCAGGAGAGCAAACTGTGCCAGTCGCAGCACGACTGGACCGACTACATCTACTATCTGATTGCGACGGAAATCATTCTGCTGATCGCACTGATCGGCAAAGTGTCGTACGACTACTGGGTGTTCAAGACGGCCGGTTACCTTCCGTGGCCGGCGAACAAAATGCCCAAGCTGCCGTGCGACTGTCTGTGCGAGTGA
- the LOC134207817 gene encoding DEAD box protein 52 homolog isoform X2 — protein MDTSDLFRKLTCGAKFSSKNNPSLLKRKRTESTPKATEVESLAEVKLEIKEEEEGASVADSVPLFSHSPLVLSEDDIKEEIKSEDDEEFTGDDSERKRVRLMSPEKRERYRQFKVNRLRNLHQIKVKKGAKVTVPDPIEQFRELAEKYNVSNQLIKNIEDCGYKAPTPVQMQAIPVLLEGHPLHACAPTGSGKTAAFLIPIIHHLKKPMKCGFRALVVCPTRELAKQTQREALRLCEEINLRTHVITKVDETTTDYGLESRKHYDILVTTPNRICFLANREPPLIDLSNIQYVVVDEADKLFEESKNSFRDQLDSIMNACTNPCKVVAFFSATITKEVTAWASENMSNRVRFSVGVANMAVDLVEQELLFVGSESGKLLAFREMVHKGLTPPVLVFVQSKDRAQQLFTELIYDGLNADVIHADRSQRERDNVVRSFREGKIWILICTELMSRGIDFKGVNLVVNYDFPPSTISYVHRIGRTGRAGRRGKAVTYFTKDDTVNLRSIAQLIKQSGGTVPEYMLKLRKSSKRERKKLEQKAPKRAAIRTLPAFEMQERAKKRKLIAKSKAKKKLGEDRVHNGHSHSHNGQGKNHTQKKAKKGKLVKQ, from the exons ATGGATACCAGTGATTTATTCCGCAAGCTGACATGTGGTGCAAagttttcttccaaaaataatCCATCGCTGCTGAAGCGAAAG CGCACGGAATCCACTCCGAAGGCCACGGAAGTCGAATCACTTGCCGAGGTGAAGTTGGAGATCAAAGAAGAGGAGGAAGGCGCCTCTGTAGCGGATTCGGTTCCGCTGTTTTCGCACAGTCCGCTGGTGCTTAGCGAGGATGATATCAAGGAGGAAATTAAAAGCGAGGATGACGAGGAGTTCACCGGTGATGATTCGGAACGTAAACGCGTTCGCCTGATGTCACCGGAGAAACGTGAACGGTACCGTCAGTTCAAGGTGAATCGATTGCGCAATTTGCATCAGATCAAGGTTAAGAAGGGGGCGAAGGTGACGGTTCCGGATCCGATTGAGCAGTTCCGTGAATTGGCCGAGAAGTATAATGTGTCCAATCAGTTGATaaaaaacattgaagattgtggctATAAAGCGCCTACTCCAGTGCAGATGCAGGCGATACCGGTTCTGCTGGAGGGTCATCCGCTGCATGCCTGTGCCCCGACCGGGTCGGGGAAGACGGCCGCCTTCTTGATTCCTATAATTCACCACCTGAAGAAGCCAATGAAATGCGGCTTCCGGGCGCTGGTGGTGTGCCCTACGAGAGAACTGGCGAAGCAGACACAGCGAGAAGCGCTCCGGTTATGCGAGGAGATTAATTTGAGGACCCACGTGATTACGAAAGTTGATGAGACTACCACGGATTATGGGTTGGAAAGTAGGAAGCACTACGATATTTTGGTTACGACTCCGAACAGGATCTGCTTCCTGGCAAACCGCGAGCCTCCGTTGATAGATTTAAGCAATATTCAGTACGTTGTTGTGGATGAGGCGGATAAGTTGTTTGAGGAGTCGAAGAACAGTTTCCGAGACCAATTGGATTCAATTATGAATGCCTGCACAAATCCTTGCAAGGTAGTGGCATTTTTCAGTGCAACAATCACGAAAGAAGTTACTGCCTGGGCCAGTGAAAATATGTCTAATAGGGTGCGATTTTCAGTTGGGGTAGCAAACATGGCAGTGGATTTGGTGGAGCAAGAGTTATTGTTTGTTGGAAGCGAGAGTGGTAAGTTGTTGGCTTTCCGAGAGATGGTTCACAAGGGATTGACGCCGCCGGTTCTTGTTTTTGTGCAAAGCAAGGATCGCGCCCAGCAATTGTTTACGGAGTTGATCTATGACGGTTTGAATGCGGATGTGATCCACGCTGATCGGAGTCAAAGGGAGCGAGATAATGTGGTGCGGTCTTTCCGGGAGGGGAAGATATGGATTTTGATTTGTACAGAGCTAATGAGTCGAGGAATTGACTTTAAGGGGGTGAATCTAGTGGTGAACTACGATTTCCCTCCTTCCACGATTAGCTACGTCCACAGAATCGGTCGAACGGGACGTGCTGGCAGACGCGGTAAAGCGGTCACCTATTTCACCAAGGATGATACGGTCAACCTGCGGAGCATAGCCCAGCTGATCAAGCAATCGGGTGGAACTGTGCCGGAGTACATGCTGAAGCTAAGGAAAAGTTCGAAACGGGAGAGGAAGAAGCTGGAACAGAAGGCACCCAAGCGGGCGGCCATCCGAACGCTGCCGGCTTTCGAAATGCAGGAGCGTGCCAAGAAAAGGAAGCTGATCGCCAAATCTAAAGCAAAGAAGAAGTTAGGAGAAGATCGAGTTCACAACGGTCATAGCCACAGCCACAACGGTCAGGGGAAGAATCATACACAAAAGAAGGCGAAGAAAGGTAAGCTAGTTAAACAATAA
- the LOC134207817 gene encoding DEAD box protein 52 homolog isoform X1 has protein sequence MDTSDLFRKLTCGAKFSSKNNPSLLKRKRTESTPKATEVESLAEVKLEIKEEEEGASVADSVPLFSHSPLVLSEDDIKEEIKSEDDEEFTGDDSERKRVRLMSPEKRERYRQFKVNRLRNLHQIKVKKGAKVTVPDPIEQFRELAEKYNVSNQLIKNIEDCGYKAPTPVQMQAIPVLLEGHPLHACAPTGSGKTAAFLIPIIHHLKKPMKCGFRALVVCPTRELAKQTQREALRLCEEINLRTHVITKVDETTTDYGLESRKHYDILVTTPNRICFLANREPPLIDLSNIQYVVVDEADKLFEESKNSFRDQLDSIMNACTNPCKVVAFFSATITKEVTAWASENMSNRVRFSVGVANMAVDLVEQELLFVGSESGKLLAFREMVHKGLTPPVLVFVQSKDRAQQLFTELIYDGLNADVIHADRSQRERDNVVRSFREGKIWILICTELMSRGIDFKGVNLVVNYDFPPSTISYVHRIGRTGRAGRRGKAVTYFTKDDTVNLRSIAQLIKQSGGTVPEYMLKLRKSSKRERKKLEQKAPKRAAIRTLPAFEMQERAKKRKLIAKSKAKKKLGEDRVHNGHSHSHNGQGKNHTQKKAKKEIIRGQPSQPRSPRCLSSCL, from the exons ATGGATACCAGTGATTTATTCCGCAAGCTGACATGTGGTGCAAagttttcttccaaaaataatCCATCGCTGCTGAAGCGAAAG CGCACGGAATCCACTCCGAAGGCCACGGAAGTCGAATCACTTGCCGAGGTGAAGTTGGAGATCAAAGAAGAGGAGGAAGGCGCCTCTGTAGCGGATTCGGTTCCGCTGTTTTCGCACAGTCCGCTGGTGCTTAGCGAGGATGATATCAAGGAGGAAATTAAAAGCGAGGATGACGAGGAGTTCACCGGTGATGATTCGGAACGTAAACGCGTTCGCCTGATGTCACCGGAGAAACGTGAACGGTACCGTCAGTTCAAGGTGAATCGATTGCGCAATTTGCATCAGATCAAGGTTAAGAAGGGGGCGAAGGTGACGGTTCCGGATCCGATTGAGCAGTTCCGTGAATTGGCCGAGAAGTATAATGTGTCCAATCAGTTGATaaaaaacattgaagattgtggctATAAAGCGCCTACTCCAGTGCAGATGCAGGCGATACCGGTTCTGCTGGAGGGTCATCCGCTGCATGCCTGTGCCCCGACCGGGTCGGGGAAGACGGCCGCCTTCTTGATTCCTATAATTCACCACCTGAAGAAGCCAATGAAATGCGGCTTCCGGGCGCTGGTGGTGTGCCCTACGAGAGAACTGGCGAAGCAGACACAGCGAGAAGCGCTCCGGTTATGCGAGGAGATTAATTTGAGGACCCACGTGATTACGAAAGTTGATGAGACTACCACGGATTATGGGTTGGAAAGTAGGAAGCACTACGATATTTTGGTTACGACTCCGAACAGGATCTGCTTCCTGGCAAACCGCGAGCCTCCGTTGATAGATTTAAGCAATATTCAGTACGTTGTTGTGGATGAGGCGGATAAGTTGTTTGAGGAGTCGAAGAACAGTTTCCGAGACCAATTGGATTCAATTATGAATGCCTGCACAAATCCTTGCAAGGTAGTGGCATTTTTCAGTGCAACAATCACGAAAGAAGTTACTGCCTGGGCCAGTGAAAATATGTCTAATAGGGTGCGATTTTCAGTTGGGGTAGCAAACATGGCAGTGGATTTGGTGGAGCAAGAGTTATTGTTTGTTGGAAGCGAGAGTGGTAAGTTGTTGGCTTTCCGAGAGATGGTTCACAAGGGATTGACGCCGCCGGTTCTTGTTTTTGTGCAAAGCAAGGATCGCGCCCAGCAATTGTTTACGGAGTTGATCTATGACGGTTTGAATGCGGATGTGATCCACGCTGATCGGAGTCAAAGGGAGCGAGATAATGTGGTGCGGTCTTTCCGGGAGGGGAAGATATGGATTTTGATTTGTACAGAGCTAATGAGTCGAGGAATTGACTTTAAGGGGGTGAATCTAGTGGTGAACTACGATTTCCCTCCTTCCACGATTAGCTACGTCCACAGAATCGGTCGAACGGGACGTGCTGGCAGACGCGGTAAAGCGGTCACCTATTTCACCAAGGATGATACGGTCAACCTGCGGAGCATAGCCCAGCTGATCAAGCAATCGGGTGGAACTGTGCCGGAGTACATGCTGAAGCTAAGGAAAAGTTCGAAACGGGAGAGGAAGAAGCTGGAACAGAAGGCACCCAAGCGGGCGGCCATCCGAACGCTGCCGGCTTTCGAAATGCAGGAGCGTGCCAAGAAAAGGAAGCTGATCGCCAAATCTAAAGCAAAGAAGAAGTTAGGAGAAGATCGAGTTCACAACGGTCATAGCCACAGCCACAACGGTCAGGGGAAGAATCATACACAAAAGAAGGCGAAGAAAG
- the LOC134207817 gene encoding DEAD box protein 52 homolog isoform X3: protein MDTSDLFRKLTCGAKFSSKNNPSLLKRKRTESTPKATEVESLAEVKLEIKEEEEGASVADSVPLFSHSPLVLSEDDIKEEIKSEDDEEFTGDDSERKRVRLMSPEKRERYRQFKVNRLRNLHQIKVKKGAKVTVPDPIEQFRELAEKYNVSNQLIKNIEDCGYKAPTPVQMQAIPVLLEGHPLHACAPTGSGKTAAFLIPIIHHLKKPMKCGFRALVVCPTRELAKQTQREALRLCEEINLRTHVITKVDETTTDYGLESRKHYDILVTTPNRICFLANREPPLIDLSNIQYVVVDEADKLFEESKNSFRDQLDSIMNACTNPCKVVAFFSATITKEVTAWASENMSNRVRFSVGVANMAVDLVEQELLFVGSESGKLLAFREMVHKGLTPPVLVFVQSKDRAQQLFTELIYDGLNADVIHADRSQRERDNVVRSFREGKIWILICTELMSRGIDFKGVNLVVNYDFPPSTISYVHRIGRTGRAGRRGKAVTYFTKDDTVNLRSIAQLIKQSGGTVPEYMLKLRKSSKRERKKLEQKAPKRAAIRTLPAFEMQERAKKRKLIAKSKAKKKLGEDRVHNGHSHSHNGQGKNHTQKKAKKD, encoded by the exons ATGGATACCAGTGATTTATTCCGCAAGCTGACATGTGGTGCAAagttttcttccaaaaataatCCATCGCTGCTGAAGCGAAAG CGCACGGAATCCACTCCGAAGGCCACGGAAGTCGAATCACTTGCCGAGGTGAAGTTGGAGATCAAAGAAGAGGAGGAAGGCGCCTCTGTAGCGGATTCGGTTCCGCTGTTTTCGCACAGTCCGCTGGTGCTTAGCGAGGATGATATCAAGGAGGAAATTAAAAGCGAGGATGACGAGGAGTTCACCGGTGATGATTCGGAACGTAAACGCGTTCGCCTGATGTCACCGGAGAAACGTGAACGGTACCGTCAGTTCAAGGTGAATCGATTGCGCAATTTGCATCAGATCAAGGTTAAGAAGGGGGCGAAGGTGACGGTTCCGGATCCGATTGAGCAGTTCCGTGAATTGGCCGAGAAGTATAATGTGTCCAATCAGTTGATaaaaaacattgaagattgtggctATAAAGCGCCTACTCCAGTGCAGATGCAGGCGATACCGGTTCTGCTGGAGGGTCATCCGCTGCATGCCTGTGCCCCGACCGGGTCGGGGAAGACGGCCGCCTTCTTGATTCCTATAATTCACCACCTGAAGAAGCCAATGAAATGCGGCTTCCGGGCGCTGGTGGTGTGCCCTACGAGAGAACTGGCGAAGCAGACACAGCGAGAAGCGCTCCGGTTATGCGAGGAGATTAATTTGAGGACCCACGTGATTACGAAAGTTGATGAGACTACCACGGATTATGGGTTGGAAAGTAGGAAGCACTACGATATTTTGGTTACGACTCCGAACAGGATCTGCTTCCTGGCAAACCGCGAGCCTCCGTTGATAGATTTAAGCAATATTCAGTACGTTGTTGTGGATGAGGCGGATAAGTTGTTTGAGGAGTCGAAGAACAGTTTCCGAGACCAATTGGATTCAATTATGAATGCCTGCACAAATCCTTGCAAGGTAGTGGCATTTTTCAGTGCAACAATCACGAAAGAAGTTACTGCCTGGGCCAGTGAAAATATGTCTAATAGGGTGCGATTTTCAGTTGGGGTAGCAAACATGGCAGTGGATTTGGTGGAGCAAGAGTTATTGTTTGTTGGAAGCGAGAGTGGTAAGTTGTTGGCTTTCCGAGAGATGGTTCACAAGGGATTGACGCCGCCGGTTCTTGTTTTTGTGCAAAGCAAGGATCGCGCCCAGCAATTGTTTACGGAGTTGATCTATGACGGTTTGAATGCGGATGTGATCCACGCTGATCGGAGTCAAAGGGAGCGAGATAATGTGGTGCGGTCTTTCCGGGAGGGGAAGATATGGATTTTGATTTGTACAGAGCTAATGAGTCGAGGAATTGACTTTAAGGGGGTGAATCTAGTGGTGAACTACGATTTCCCTCCTTCCACGATTAGCTACGTCCACAGAATCGGTCGAACGGGACGTGCTGGCAGACGCGGTAAAGCGGTCACCTATTTCACCAAGGATGATACGGTCAACCTGCGGAGCATAGCCCAGCTGATCAAGCAATCGGGTGGAACTGTGCCGGAGTACATGCTGAAGCTAAGGAAAAGTTCGAAACGGGAGAGGAAGAAGCTGGAACAGAAGGCACCCAAGCGGGCGGCCATCCGAACGCTGCCGGCTTTCGAAATGCAGGAGCGTGCCAAGAAAAGGAAGCTGATCGCCAAATCTAAAGCAAAGAAGAAGTTAGGAGAAGATCGAGTTCACAACGGTCATAGCCACAGCCACAACGGTCAGGGGAAGAATCATACACAAAAGAAGGCGAAGAAAG